From the Psychrobacillus sp. FSL K6-4046 genome, one window contains:
- a CDS encoding extracellular solute-binding protein, translated as MKINKMIKILLFASLFYLLAGCSDADETSSSKNGDKEIKFMHLWPEGSSKQHYDVVNEIIADYEKENDGVKVDLEVLSNEQYKDKLRVLSTSKELPDVGMTWAAGFLEPYVGGNMFAPLDDVIKDQLSDSFVPGTAEAYALDGKTYGLPLELNIVTLYYNSAMFEEYNLEAPKTFEELENVIKVFKEKGIDPIALGNKDAWTGSLWYMYLADRLGGAEVLNKAIDRSGSFEDPALVEAAQKVQDLVDMGAFVKGFNGLADEEAKSMFMSEQAPMYLIATWDLPNYTTNETVPQEFRDSVQYLKFPTVNGNGDMDSFVGGPGVGLFVAEDSDVKEEAKDFAAYFVKAWGEKAVTKAGVIPATKVDAGSLDLPEMYIDILNELNEASNITLFADVQMSPDVAQVHLDSIQALFGKEMTPEDFGKAHEDALSK; from the coding sequence ATGAAAATCAACAAAATGATTAAAATTCTATTATTTGCTTCTTTATTTTATTTATTAGCAGGTTGTTCAGACGCAGACGAAACATCTTCAAGTAAAAATGGGGACAAAGAAATTAAGTTTATGCATTTATGGCCAGAAGGAAGTTCCAAGCAACATTATGATGTTGTAAATGAAATTATTGCAGATTATGAAAAAGAGAATGATGGTGTCAAAGTGGATTTGGAAGTGTTAAGTAATGAACAATACAAGGATAAGTTAAGAGTATTATCCACCTCTAAAGAGCTTCCAGATGTAGGGATGACTTGGGCTGCAGGCTTCTTAGAGCCTTATGTTGGCGGAAATATGTTCGCTCCATTAGACGATGTTATTAAAGACCAGCTAAGTGATAGCTTTGTTCCGGGAACTGCAGAGGCATATGCCCTAGACGGGAAAACATATGGCTTACCGCTAGAGCTGAATATTGTCACACTATACTATAACAGTGCAATGTTTGAGGAATATAACTTAGAAGCACCAAAGACTTTTGAAGAATTAGAGAATGTGATAAAAGTATTTAAAGAAAAGGGAATAGATCCAATTGCTTTAGGAAATAAGGATGCTTGGACAGGGTCACTTTGGTATATGTATTTAGCTGATCGTCTTGGAGGAGCAGAGGTTCTTAACAAGGCAATCGATCGTTCTGGTTCTTTTGAAGATCCTGCATTAGTGGAGGCAGCTCAAAAGGTTCAAGATCTTGTTGATATGGGTGCATTCGTCAAAGGATTTAATGGACTGGCGGATGAAGAAGCAAAAAGTATGTTCATGAGTGAGCAAGCTCCGATGTATTTAATCGCTACTTGGGATTTACCGAACTATACAACAAATGAAACGGTACCTCAGGAATTTAGAGATTCAGTTCAATATTTGAAATTCCCAACTGTTAATGGAAACGGGGATATGGATAGCTTTGTTGGAGGACCTGGAGTCGGGTTATTCGTAGCTGAGGACTCAGATGTAAAGGAAGAGGCGAAGGACTTTGCAGCTTACTTTGTAAAAGCATGGGGAGAAAAAGCTGTTACAAAAGCAGGTGTAATCCCTGCTACCAAAGTAGATGCAGGATCGTTGGATCTGCCAGAGATGTATATTGATATATTAAATGAGTTAAACGAGGCAAGTAATATCACGCTATTTGCAGATGTTCAGATGAGCCCTGATGTTGCACAAGTACATTTAGATTCGATTCAGGCTCTATTTGGTAAGGAAATGACTCCAGAAGATTTTGGGAAGGCGCATGAGGATGCTCTTTCTAAATAA
- a CDS encoding sugar ABC transporter permease codes for MNKVMSNKLLIALYISPALLLVLVLIFIPLMLSGYYGLMQWDGIGEKTFIGLENYIKGLQDMKFWSSAYHSFLLAIFSTLSLAIYLTISFILASKIKGSDLLRKIYLIPMLLSSVAIAQLWIKVYNPSNGILNVFLKQIGVENPPAWLAEPSLVLFAIFIPILWQYAGFYILIYYAALKNIPESLIEAARMDGASAFQIATKIKLPLIKEVVSVTIVLAIIGSLKYFDLIYVMTSGGPNGASEVMASYMYKLAFSSYNFGYGSAIGFLLLIITLIVTFIVRKLTATKERIEY; via the coding sequence ATGAACAAGGTAATGTCTAACAAATTGTTGATAGCATTGTATATTTCACCTGCACTTTTACTCGTCCTGGTGTTAATATTCATTCCGCTAATGTTGTCTGGATATTATGGCTTAATGCAATGGGATGGTATAGGAGAAAAAACGTTCATTGGCTTAGAGAATTATATTAAAGGTCTTCAGGATATGAAATTTTGGAGTAGTGCCTATCATTCCTTTTTGTTGGCAATATTCTCTACCTTGAGCTTAGCCATTTACTTAACCATCTCCTTTATATTGGCGTCCAAGATAAAAGGATCTGATTTGCTCAGAAAAATATATTTAATACCAATGTTGTTATCCTCTGTAGCTATAGCCCAGCTTTGGATTAAAGTATATAATCCTTCGAATGGTATTTTAAATGTGTTTCTTAAGCAAATAGGAGTGGAAAATCCTCCAGCTTGGCTTGCAGAGCCATCGTTAGTGTTGTTTGCTATCTTCATCCCGATATTATGGCAATATGCTGGGTTTTATATTTTGATTTATTATGCTGCGTTGAAGAACATTCCGGAGTCCTTAATAGAGGCTGCAAGAATGGATGGGGCCTCTGCATTTCAAATTGCTACAAAGATTAAGCTTCCGTTGATCAAAGAAGTGGTGAGTGTAACCATTGTATTGGCGATAATTGGGTCATTAAAGTATTTTGACTTAATCTATGTCATGACTTCTGGTGGACCGAATGGAGCTAGTGAAGTAATGGCTTCTTATATGTATAAGCTTGCATTTTCAAGCTATAACTTCGGTTATGGAAGTGCGATTGGTTTCTTACTGCTTATTATTACATTAATCGTAACCTTTATTGTTCGTAAGTTAACGGCGACAAAAGAGAGAATAGAATATTAA
- a CDS encoding carbohydrate ABC transporter permease gives MRRVGYFFLYFSLIVVALFQIIPLIWLFIFSLKDNREIFAGSPFALPSEFRWENYLKVWDGGIGVYFFNSVWITALSIVLTVLFASMATFAITRMRWKLSGAVLSLFIIGLMIPIHSALIPLYSMFLSVNLIDNPLGVVITYTAYNLPITMMILLGFYYTLPKEIEEAAIIDGCSVNRMFFQVILPMTTPVMATTVVINMIYNWNEFVFVNTFISSDKYKTLTVGIQNFIGQYMTDWGAIGATLIISVLPIIIAFIFFSNKVVEGISASAVKG, from the coding sequence ATGAGACGTGTTGGATACTTTTTTCTGTATTTCAGTCTAATTGTTGTAGCATTGTTTCAAATCATCCCGCTAATATGGTTATTTATTTTCTCATTAAAAGATAATCGAGAAATATTTGCGGGCTCGCCCTTTGCGTTGCCATCAGAGTTTAGATGGGAAAACTATCTAAAAGTTTGGGATGGCGGTATTGGAGTTTATTTTTTTAACAGTGTGTGGATCACAGCACTTTCTATCGTATTAACTGTGCTTTTCGCAAGTATGGCTACTTTTGCAATTACTCGGATGAGATGGAAGCTAAGTGGAGCAGTACTCAGTCTGTTCATCATTGGTTTAATGATTCCCATTCATTCGGCGTTGATTCCACTCTATAGCATGTTTTTAAGCGTGAATTTAATAGATAACCCACTCGGAGTTGTTATTACATATACAGCCTATAACTTACCAATAACGATGATGATTTTACTTGGATTCTATTATACTTTGCCAAAAGAAATAGAGGAGGCAGCCATAATAGATGGTTGCTCCGTTAATCGAATGTTTTTCCAAGTGATTCTCCCGATGACAACGCCAGTAATGGCTACAACGGTAGTGATTAATATGATTTATAACTGGAATGAGTTTGTTTTCGTGAATACATTTATTAGCTCAGACAAATATAAAACATTAACGGTCGGAATACAAAACTTTATTGGTCAATATATGACAGACTGGGGAGCAATAGGGGCTACCCTGATTATAAGCGTATTGCCAATCATTATAGCTTTTATCTTCTTTAGCAATAAAGTAGTCGAAGGGATTTCTGCAAGCGCAGTAAAAGGTTAA
- a CDS encoding YesL family protein has protein sequence MNATSSFIYNLAEWITKFAYLNLLWILFTLLGGVFLGLFPSTISMFAVVRAWLKGDTDISVFRTFWKHYRDEFLKSNRLGVFVAVLIVFIALDIFYIQSSESNLLHWTYLPLFAFMLLFVMFLFYLFPAFVHFDTKLGQVIKNAFFIMLINPLTTLLIFLCLIPFIYLISILPAIGFIFGGSVYAFISMRFSLHAFQKVHEKKETLGSSQ, from the coding sequence ATGAATGCAACCAGTAGCTTTATTTATAACCTAGCTGAATGGATCACTAAATTTGCTTATTTAAACTTGCTATGGATACTTTTCACACTTCTGGGTGGTGTCTTTTTAGGACTGTTCCCCTCTACTATTTCCATGTTCGCTGTAGTAAGGGCATGGTTAAAAGGTGACACTGATATATCCGTATTTCGTACATTTTGGAAACATTATCGAGATGAATTTTTAAAAAGTAATAGGTTAGGAGTATTTGTTGCCGTCCTTATAGTCTTTATTGCTTTAGACATTTTTTACATACAGTCTTCCGAAAGCAACCTGTTACACTGGACTTACCTACCACTATTTGCATTTATGCTATTGTTTGTTATGTTTCTATTTTATCTTTTCCCAGCCTTTGTACACTTTGACACAAAGTTAGGACAGGTAATTAAGAATGCTTTTTTTATCATGCTCATCAATCCGTTGACGACTCTATTAATCTTTCTTTGCTTAATACCTTTCATCTACTTAATTAGTATTCTTCCAGCTATCGGATTTATATTTGGTGGGAGCGTATACGCTTTTATATCTATGCGATTTAGCCTGCATGCCTTTCAAAAAGTGCATGAAAAGAAGGAAACATTGGGATCTTCTCAGTAA